A portion of the Eulemur rufifrons isolate Redbay chromosome 30, OSU_ERuf_1, whole genome shotgun sequence genome contains these proteins:
- the LOC138378531 gene encoding LOW QUALITY PROTEIN: zinc finger and BTB domain-containing protein 44-like (The sequence of the model RefSeq protein was modified relative to this genomic sequence to represent the inferred CDS: substituted 4 bases at 4 genomic stop codons), producing the protein MGVKTFTHSSSSHSQEMLPNLNMLXNDGHFCAITIGVQNKIFRAHKVVLAACSDFFCTKLVGQAGDESKNVLDLHHVTVTGFIPLLEXAYAATLSINTEIIIDVLAAASYMQMFSVASTCSEFMKSSILWNTPNSQPEKGLDAGEENTSNCSFPSRDGSISPVSSECSVVERTIPVCXESRSKRKSNTVMSPESPVKCSTQTSSPQVLNSSASYSENRNQPVDSSLAFPWTFPVGIDRRIQPEKVKQAENTRTLELPGPSETGRRIADYVTCESTKTTLPLGTEEDVXVKVERLSDEEVHEEVSQPVSASQSSLSDQQTVPGSEQVQEDLLISPQSPSIGSVDKGLTEGLPTLQSTSSTNAHADNDDRLENVQHPHQLYIVPSTSTTERPSPNGPDRPFQCPTCGVRFTGIQNLKQHMLIHSGIKRFQCARCGKKFTRAYLLKMHRLKHEVPLHRPRSMIENSQAIDEMTRNGE; encoded by the coding sequence atggGTGTGAAAACATTTACTCATAGCTCCTCTTCCCACAGCCAGGAAATGCTTCCAAATCTAAATATGCTGTGAAATGATGGACATTTTTGTGCTATCACTATTGGTGTCCAGAACAAAATCTTCCGGGCACATAAAGTAGTACTAGCAGCTTGCAGTGATTTCTTTTGCACCAAACTTGTAGGCCAAGCAGGGGATGAGAGCAAGAATGTGTTGGATCTGCATCATGTTACCGTGACTGGCTTTATACCCCTCCTAGAATAGGCCTACGCGGCCACTTTGTCAATTAACACAGAAATTATTATTGATGTTCTAGCTGCAGCCAGCTATATGCAAATGTTTAGTGTTGCTAGCACCTGCTCAGAATTCATGAAATCAAGCATTTTATGGAATACACCCAACAGCCAACCAGAAAAGGGTCTAGACGCTGGAGAAGAAAATACTTCTAACTGCAGTTTTCCTTCTCGAGATGGAAGCATTTCTCCAGTGTCTTCAGAGTGCAGTGTGGTAGAAAGAACCATTCCTGTCTGCTGAGAATCCCGGAGTAAGCGCAAAAGCAACACTGTTATGTCTCCTGAAAGTCCTGTGAAGTGTAGCACACAAACAAGTTCACCCCAGGTATTGAATTCTTCAGCTTCCTACTCAGAAAATAGGAATCAGCCAGTTGACTCTTCTTTAGCTTTCCCCTGGACTTTTCCTGTTGGAATTGATCGAAGGATTCAACCAGAGAAGGTTAAGCAGGCAGAAAATACCCGGACTTTAGAATTACCTGGCCCGTCTGAGACAGGTAGAAGAATTGCTGATTACGTGACCTGTGAAAGCACAAAAACTACCTTACCTCTGGGTACAGAAGAAGATGTCTGAGTCAAAGTAGAAAGGTTAAGTGATGAGGAGGTCCATGAGGAAGTGTCCCAGCCTGTCAGTGCGTCTCAGAGTTCCCTGAGTGATCAGCAGACAGTGCCGGGAAGTGAACAAGTCCAAGAGGACCTTCTGATTAGTCCACAGTCTCCCTCTATAGGCTCAGTAGACAAAGGCCTTACCGAGGGATTACCTACACTTCAAAGCACCTCTAGCACTAATGCTCATGCAGATAATGATGATCGATTGGAAAATGTTCAGCATCCCCACCAACTGTACATTGTTCCTTCTACCAGCACTACAGAACGACCAAGTCCAAATGGTCCAGACAGACCTTTTCAGTGTCCGACCTGTGGGGTGCGATTCACCGGTATCCAGAATCTCAAACAGCACATGCTCATCCACTCAGGAATTAAACGATTTCAGTGTGCCCGCTGTGGGAAAAAGTTCACCAGGGCTTACTTGCTAAAGATGCATCGCCTAAAGCATGAA